The following are encoded in a window of Mustelus asterias chromosome 11, sMusAst1.hap1.1, whole genome shotgun sequence genomic DNA:
- the LOC144500921 gene encoding leucine-rich repeat transmembrane neuronal protein 4-like has product MRRMGLSLIALLSGRVAVLVMAPTVLLGVLCAAERACPANCRCHGKIVYCESLSLQEIPPSISPGSLGLSLRYNSLQSLQHNQFLGLKQLTWLYLDHNYIELVHEHAFSGIRRLKELILSSNKITGLFNNTFRPVTNLRNLDLSYNQLQALQPQQFRGLRKLQSLHLRSNNLRTVPVRIFQDCRNVEFLDLGYNRIRSLARNAFAGLSRLLELHLEHNQFSKVNLGHFPRLLTLRILYLQWNKISVVIQGMSWTWSSLEKLDLSGNEIQAIGPNVFQCVPNLHTLQLDSNKLTTIGQEILESWISLSSISLSGNMWECNRNICSLVNWLKIFKGRRENTMICAGPKHLQGEQVMEAVDNYNLCIKKQKVTTQSMPGSPKLQTKPTFKTRLPKANADNKSQYPLPASTSPPEPNSDSDVIEPVSFHKIIAGSVALFLSVLVILLVIYVSWKRYPASMKQFQQRSLGRRRRRKKRQTLRQMVPSTQEYYIDYKPAHSEATEMLMNGTASCNFNKSGSRECEV; this is encoded by the exons ATGCGAAGAATGG GTCTCAGCTTAATTGCTCTGTTAAGTGGTCGAGTGGCAGTGTTAGTGATGGCACCGACTGTCTTACTGGGGGTGCTCTGCGCTGCTGAGCGAGCCTGTCCTGCCAACTGTCGGTGCCATGGGAAGATAGTGTACTGTGAGTCCCTGAGCCTGCAGGAGATCCCCCCCAGCATCTCCCCCGGCTCGCTGGGGCTCTCCCTGCGCTACAACAGCCTGCAGAGCCTGCAGCACAACCAGTTCCTGGGGCTGAAGCAGCTCACCTGGCTGTACCTGGACCACAACTACATCGAGCTGGTGCACGAACACGCCTTCAGCGGCATCCGGAGGCTGAAGGAGCTCATCCTGAGCTCCAACAAGATCACCGGcctcttcaacaacaccttcaggCCGGTCACCAACCTGCGCAACCTGGACCTGTCCTACAACCAGCTGCAAGCGCTGCAGCCGCAGCAATTCCGGGGACTCCGCAAGCTGCAGAGCCTGCACCTCCGCTCCAACAATCTCCGCACCGTGCCCGTCCGCATCTTCCAGGACTGCCGCAACGTCGAGTTCCTCGACCTGGGCTACAACCGCATCCGCAGCCTGGCCAGGAACGCGTTCGCCGGCCTCAGCCGCCTGCTGGAGCTCCACTTGGAGCACAACCAGTTCTCCAAGGTCAACCTGGGCCACTTCCCCCGCCTGCTCACCCTGCGCATCCTCTACCTGCAGTGGAACAAGATCAGTGTGGTGATCCAGGGCATGTCCTGGACCTGGAGCTCACTGGAGAAGCTGGACCTCTCTGGCAACGAGATACAAGCCATTGGCCCCAATGTCTTCCAGTGtgtacccaacctgcacaccctGCAGCTGGACTCCAACAAGCTCACCACCATTGGCCAGGAGATCCTGGAGTCCTGGATCTCCCTCAGCTCCATCAGCCTGTCCGGGAATATGTGGGAGTGCAACAGGAATATCTGTTCCCTGGTCAACTGGCTGAAGATATTCAAGGGCAGGAGGGAGAACACCATGATCTGTGCCGGCCCCAAGCACCTGCAAGGGGAGCAAGTAATGGAGGCAGTCGACAACTACAATCTGTGTATTAAGAAGCAAAAAGTCACCACCCAGAGCATGCCAGGCAGCCCCAAGCTCCAGACCAAACCCACCTTCAAAACAAGACTCCCAAAGGCCAACGCTGACAACAAGAGCCAATACCCACTGCCAGCCAGTACCAGCCCCCCCGAGCCCAACTCCGACTCTGACGTGATCgagcctgtttccttccacaagaTCATTGCAGGCAGCGTGGCCCTCTTCCTCTCTGTGCTCGTCATCCTGCTGGTCATCTACGTGTCCTGGAAGCGCTACCCGGCCAGCATGAAGCAATTCCAGCAGCGCTCGCTGGGCCGCAGGCGCCGCAGGAAGAAGAGGCAGACACTGAGGCAAATGGTCCCCAGCACCCAGGAATATTACATTGATTACAAACCCGCACACTCCGAGGCCACAGAGATGCTGATGAATGGAACTGCCTCCTGCAACTTTAACAAATCTGGCTCCAGGGAATGTGAGGTATGA